The Flavobacterium johnsoniae UW101 genomic interval TTACTTTTGGCAACAGTGTAAACAATTTCAGAAACATCATCGGTCTCTCCTACTCTGTTTAATAAATGCAGTCCGGCACTCTGATCAGCATTGTCACCATGCATTGGCGTACGAATTACACCCGGAGCAACGGTATTGACACGAATATTTTGTTTTCCAAATTCGGCCGCTAACTGAATCGTCAAGGCATGAATTGCTCCTTTACTTGAAATAGGTGCCGAAGCGGGCCATCCGCCTAAACCATGATTTACCAATGGCGTTCCGATATTAATTACTACGCCTCCCTGCTGTTTAAGCATTTGCGGAATAACAGATTGAGTTGTGAAATAAGTTCCTTTTAAATTGGTTTTTAGAAAGGTATCTAAATACGCTTCGTCTACTTCTAAAAATGGTTTACTGGCAAAAATTCCGGCATTATTGATTAATACATCTACAGAACCAAATTTTTCTAAAGCAATTTTAACCAGTTGTTCTCCTGTTTTTTTATCGCTTACATCTCCGGCAAATTTTGCCAGATTATCGCCTGCACCAAATTCATTGAACGTTTTTTCTAATGCACTTTCTGTTAACGAATTGATTACTACATTATCGCCTCTGTCTAAAAAATATTTAGCGATTCCTTTTCCAATTCCCGAAGCAGCTCCGGTAACGATTATAGTTTGTTTTTTCATGATGTTATTTTTTATCGGCTGTTATGCCTTTTTCTCTTAATACTGATACTTGTTCTCCTGCATACCCCCAATCGTCCAGTTCTATTTCCTGAATCACAACATGGGTTAAATGCGGATCTTTATTTAATACTTCTGTAATCAGATTGGTAATACCGCTGATTAATTCTTGTTTTTGCCCGCGTGTTACTCCTTCGCGGGTCAATTCGATTTTTACGTAAGGCATGATAATTAGTTTTTAGATTGTCCTGAAAAAACGGCTTCGGCTGTGATATTAAAATCAAGCTCAAAGTCGTTGTAGATTAAAGTGTCTCCCAAATCTTTGAAGAAATTTCCTGAACGAAATTTGATATCGTATTTTGTACGATCTATAATTAATTTCCCTGAAAGTGAAATACTATTACTGATGTTTTTTATTTCAGCTTCAAAACCCACAAGATGTGTAATATCTTTTATGGTCAGGTTTCCTTCCAGGAAATAAACAGTGTTTGATATTTCTTTTACACTTAAAACATCAAAAGAAGCAGTTGGGAATTTTTCGATAGAGAAAAAATCATCTGAAGCCAAATGTCCTGCAAACTGAGCATTTGTTGCCGCATCTGTAACGTCCAGAATTTTGATAGAGGCTGTATCGATAACAATGTTTCCTCCTTTTATTTTTCCATCATTAAAGATGAAATT includes:
- a CDS encoding SDR family NAD(P)-dependent oxidoreductase gives rise to the protein MKKQTIIVTGAASGIGKGIAKYFLDRGDNVVINSLTESALEKTFNEFGAGDNLAKFAGDVSDKKTGEQLVKIALEKFGSVDVLINNAGIFASKPFLEVDEAYLDTFLKTNLKGTYFTTQSVIPQMLKQQGGVVINIGTPLVNHGLGGWPASAPISSKGAIHALTIQLAAEFGKQNIRVNTVAPGVIRTPMHGDNADQSAGLHLLNRVGETDDVSEIVYTVAKSNFITGAIINVDGGKGAGHNLN
- a CDS encoding tautomerase family protein, with protein sequence MPYVKIELTREGVTRGQKQELISGITNLITEVLNKDPHLTHVVIQEIELDDWGYAGEQVSVLREKGITADKK
- a CDS encoding YceI family protein, coding for METINFNIVSSNSSVEWTGRKVTGAHNGTIGIKKGNFIFNDGKIKGGNIVIDTASIKILDVTDAATNAQFAGHLASDDFFSIEKFPTASFDVLSVKEISNTVYFLEGNLTIKDITHLVGFEAEIKNISNSISLSGKLIIDRTKYDIKFRSGNFFKDLGDTLIYNDFELDFNITAEAVFSGQSKN